One Coccinella septempunctata chromosome 1, icCocSept1.1, whole genome shotgun sequence DNA window includes the following coding sequences:
- the LOC123311237 gene encoding capon-like protein isoform X2, which yields MSKTNKDMKVRHSSLDMPDVEIVKKKQDMLSKARHKLFHFGENKNKNTEVPESPTKKSGKYSAIECLFKATHKPIDKIVENPGAPVSKLKKQNSLSSYPIQIQVEEYDCTISRDRPATICCGNIDRNLNTAALALERPRKKLSFKEPETCPVEPLAADSRSRKQNTSNLTIPSGGMKRSISFTNGIIRTPNVDEYDLESQAMRVVRTVGQAFEVCHKLSITAPENENLDQEEQETLTQDLLSDRLSDLASEKGKKDLPSETDIEGLSLPGCEDFSLKDVQESKSQKSAVPKPLDTLPHFTSSSINKNSYMNTETYSAPHSDVLTTESAVFTSSLPPSGSTLSSHHEIQLLREQLDQQNQQTQAALAQLQLAKEQLAAEQAARMEAQSRTHQLLVHNRELLDHIAALVSHLQGGSDQSIGVSSQQQNSPHVTLPQHQQQSGMNMSYMSDLNEASLDNSLHQALGVNPQDFYENRAVTSCLPPSPLSALNPTGSVFNFPYNQQANLEAQLLQRLQALSGYTPPSPYPFNFNPTMPYFQSPYFSSSNLLNNNYNMPTPPQNFASPSMSNRNSFADNRLPGMRHSSEPRQIPYQYHTTNTLPFTKTNIQMQNYSQPLTNNLDKRQSSLHQTNQNPGSSQLNTNNSPLKTETMRSDHLKPSNLIKPLSQVGTLTTTDSDGKVRVIVPVPSSNTNSIKSDKDTEGLLANLRLTDDFRMNGPPIQRSTSEKVPNRSELMQQVHRSMWARHTTK from the exons ATGAGTAAAACCAACAAGGATATGAAAGTGAGACATTCCAGCCTAGATATGCCAGACGTAGAAATCGTGAAGAAGAAGCAAGACATGCTTTCTAAGGCACGCCACAAGCTCTTCCATTTCGGCGAAAACAAAAACAAGAACACAGAAGTACCTGAATCGCCTACGAAAAAAAGTGGGAAATATTCGGCGATAGAGTGCCTATTCAAGGCCACCCATAAGCCCATAGATAAAATTGTTGAGAACCCTGGCGCCCCAGTGTCAAAGCTGAAGAAACAGAATTCCCTCAGTAGTTATCCTATACAAATACAAGTTGAGGAATACGATTGCACGATATCCAGGGATAGACCGGCCACGATCTGTTGTGGTAACATCGACAGGAATCTTAACACAGCCGCTTTGGCTCTGGAAAGGCCGAGAAAGAAGCTCTCTTTCAAGGAACCGGAAACATGTCCAGTAGAACCTCTGGCAGCAGATTCGAGAAGTAGGAAGCAAAACACCAGCAACTTAACGATACCAAGTGGGGGAATGAAAAGGAGTATTTCTTTCACTAATGGGATCATTCGTACTCCGAACGTTGATGAATACGATCTAGAG agtcAAGCCATGAGGGTGGTTAGGACTGTGGGTCAAGCCTTCGAAGTGTGCCATAAATTATCGATAACTGCCCCAGAAAATGAGAATCTGGACCAAGAAGAACAAGAAACACTTACACAAGATTTGCTGAGTGATAGGCTAAGTGACCTAGCTTCTGAGAAAGGTAAAAAAG ATCTTCCTTCCGAGACTGATATAGAAGGATTATCCCTACCAGGTTGTGAAGATTTCAGTTTGAAAGATGTGCAGGAATCCAAATCTCAAAAATCAGCAGTACCAAAACCGCTTGATACATTACCTCATTTTACAAGTTCAAGTATCAATAAGAATTCCTAC ATGAACACAGAAACTTACTCAGCACCACATAGCGACGTTCTGACAACGGAAAGTGCAGTTTTCACGAGCTCTCTACCGCCTTCTGGAAGTACGTTATCATCTCATCACGAAATCCAGTTGCTGAGAGAGCAATTGGACCAACAGAACCAGCAAACACAAGCAGCTCTGGCTCAGTTGCAGTTGGCGAAAGAGCAGCTGGCTGCAGAGCAG GCTGCGAGAATGGAGGCTCAGAGCAGAACCCATCAACTCCTGGTACACAACAGGGAACTGCTGGATCATATAGCTGCTCTGGTGTCTCATTTACAAGGAGGAAGTGATCAGTCTATAGGAGTTAGTAGTCAACAACAGAATTCCCCTCATGTTACGTTACCTCAG CATCAGCAACAATCCGGCATGAACATGAGCTACATGTCTGATTTGAACGAGGCATCGTTGGACAACAGTTTACACCAGGCTCTGGGTGTGAATCCTCAAGATTTCTACGAGAACAGAGCGGTGACATCTTGCTTACCACCATCTCCGCTCAGCGCTCTGAACCCAACCGGCAGTGTTTTCAATTTCCCCTACAACCAACAGGCTAACCTTGAAGCCCAACTACTTCAACGGTTGCAAGCTCTGAGTGGATACACACCGCCGTCTCCTTACCCTTTCAATTTCAACCCTACCATGCCCTATTTCCAGTCTCCGTATTTTTCCTCGTCCAACCTGTTGAACAACAACTATAACATGCCGACGCCTCCTCAAAATTTCGCTAGTCCTTCTATGAGCAACAGGAATTCCTTCGCGGATAATAGATTGCCTGGTATGAGGCACAGCAGCGAACCTAGACAAATACCTTATCAGTACCATACAACCAATACCCTTCCATTTACCAAAACCAATATACAGATGCAGAACTACTCGCAACCTCTCACCAATAACCTTGATAAAAGACAATCTTCCCTACACCAAACCAATCAGAATCCAGGCTCTTCTCAACTAAATACTAACAACTCCCCCTTAAAGACAGAGACAATGAGGAGCGACCATTTGAAACCTAGCAATCTGATAAAACCACTATCCCAAGTGGGTACACTGACAACAACCGACTCTGATGGAAAAGTCAGGGTCATAGTTCCTGTACCATCAAGCAATACCAACAGTATTAAGAGTGATAAAGATACGGAAGGTCTCCTGGCCAACTTGAGGTTGACAGATGACTTCAGGATGAATGGACCTCCAATCCAAAGGAGTACCAGTGAGAAAGTACCAAATAGGAGTGAACTGATGCAACAGGTGCATCGGTCCATGTGGGCAAGACACACgacaaaatga
- the LOC123311237 gene encoding capon-like protein isoform X1, giving the protein MSKTNKDMKVRHSSLDMPDVEIVKKKQDMLSKARHKLFHFGENKNKNTEVPESPTKKSGKYSAIECLFKATHKPIDKIVENPGAPVSKLKKQNSLSSYPIQIQVEEYDCTISRDRPATICCGNIDRNLNTAALALERPRKKLSFKEPETCPVEPLAADSRSRKQNTSNLTIPSGGMKRSISFTNGIIRTPNVDEYDLESQAMRVVRTVGQAFEVCHKLSITAPENENLDQEEQETLTQDLLSDRLSDLASEKGKKDLPSETDIEGLSLPGCEDFSLKDVQESKSQKSAVPKPLDTLPHFTSSSINKNSYMNTETYSAPHSDVLTTESAVFTSSLPPSGSTLSSHHEIQLLREQLDQQNQQTQAALAQLQLAKEQLAAEQAARMEAQSRTHQLLVHNRELLDHIAALVSHLQGGSDQSIGVSSQQQNSPHVTLPQQHQQQSGMNMSYMSDLNEASLDNSLHQALGVNPQDFYENRAVTSCLPPSPLSALNPTGSVFNFPYNQQANLEAQLLQRLQALSGYTPPSPYPFNFNPTMPYFQSPYFSSSNLLNNNYNMPTPPQNFASPSMSNRNSFADNRLPGMRHSSEPRQIPYQYHTTNTLPFTKTNIQMQNYSQPLTNNLDKRQSSLHQTNQNPGSSQLNTNNSPLKTETMRSDHLKPSNLIKPLSQVGTLTTTDSDGKVRVIVPVPSSNTNSIKSDKDTEGLLANLRLTDDFRMNGPPIQRSTSEKVPNRSELMQQVHRSMWARHTTK; this is encoded by the exons ATGAGTAAAACCAACAAGGATATGAAAGTGAGACATTCCAGCCTAGATATGCCAGACGTAGAAATCGTGAAGAAGAAGCAAGACATGCTTTCTAAGGCACGCCACAAGCTCTTCCATTTCGGCGAAAACAAAAACAAGAACACAGAAGTACCTGAATCGCCTACGAAAAAAAGTGGGAAATATTCGGCGATAGAGTGCCTATTCAAGGCCACCCATAAGCCCATAGATAAAATTGTTGAGAACCCTGGCGCCCCAGTGTCAAAGCTGAAGAAACAGAATTCCCTCAGTAGTTATCCTATACAAATACAAGTTGAGGAATACGATTGCACGATATCCAGGGATAGACCGGCCACGATCTGTTGTGGTAACATCGACAGGAATCTTAACACAGCCGCTTTGGCTCTGGAAAGGCCGAGAAAGAAGCTCTCTTTCAAGGAACCGGAAACATGTCCAGTAGAACCTCTGGCAGCAGATTCGAGAAGTAGGAAGCAAAACACCAGCAACTTAACGATACCAAGTGGGGGAATGAAAAGGAGTATTTCTTTCACTAATGGGATCATTCGTACTCCGAACGTTGATGAATACGATCTAGAG agtcAAGCCATGAGGGTGGTTAGGACTGTGGGTCAAGCCTTCGAAGTGTGCCATAAATTATCGATAACTGCCCCAGAAAATGAGAATCTGGACCAAGAAGAACAAGAAACACTTACACAAGATTTGCTGAGTGATAGGCTAAGTGACCTAGCTTCTGAGAAAGGTAAAAAAG ATCTTCCTTCCGAGACTGATATAGAAGGATTATCCCTACCAGGTTGTGAAGATTTCAGTTTGAAAGATGTGCAGGAATCCAAATCTCAAAAATCAGCAGTACCAAAACCGCTTGATACATTACCTCATTTTACAAGTTCAAGTATCAATAAGAATTCCTAC ATGAACACAGAAACTTACTCAGCACCACATAGCGACGTTCTGACAACGGAAAGTGCAGTTTTCACGAGCTCTCTACCGCCTTCTGGAAGTACGTTATCATCTCATCACGAAATCCAGTTGCTGAGAGAGCAATTGGACCAACAGAACCAGCAAACACAAGCAGCTCTGGCTCAGTTGCAGTTGGCGAAAGAGCAGCTGGCTGCAGAGCAG GCTGCGAGAATGGAGGCTCAGAGCAGAACCCATCAACTCCTGGTACACAACAGGGAACTGCTGGATCATATAGCTGCTCTGGTGTCTCATTTACAAGGAGGAAGTGATCAGTCTATAGGAGTTAGTAGTCAACAACAGAATTCCCCTCATGTTACGTTACCTCAG CAGCATCAGCAACAATCCGGCATGAACATGAGCTACATGTCTGATTTGAACGAGGCATCGTTGGACAACAGTTTACACCAGGCTCTGGGTGTGAATCCTCAAGATTTCTACGAGAACAGAGCGGTGACATCTTGCTTACCACCATCTCCGCTCAGCGCTCTGAACCCAACCGGCAGTGTTTTCAATTTCCCCTACAACCAACAGGCTAACCTTGAAGCCCAACTACTTCAACGGTTGCAAGCTCTGAGTGGATACACACCGCCGTCTCCTTACCCTTTCAATTTCAACCCTACCATGCCCTATTTCCAGTCTCCGTATTTTTCCTCGTCCAACCTGTTGAACAACAACTATAACATGCCGACGCCTCCTCAAAATTTCGCTAGTCCTTCTATGAGCAACAGGAATTCCTTCGCGGATAATAGATTGCCTGGTATGAGGCACAGCAGCGAACCTAGACAAATACCTTATCAGTACCATACAACCAATACCCTTCCATTTACCAAAACCAATATACAGATGCAGAACTACTCGCAACCTCTCACCAATAACCTTGATAAAAGACAATCTTCCCTACACCAAACCAATCAGAATCCAGGCTCTTCTCAACTAAATACTAACAACTCCCCCTTAAAGACAGAGACAATGAGGAGCGACCATTTGAAACCTAGCAATCTGATAAAACCACTATCCCAAGTGGGTACACTGACAACAACCGACTCTGATGGAAAAGTCAGGGTCATAGTTCCTGTACCATCAAGCAATACCAACAGTATTAAGAGTGATAAAGATACGGAAGGTCTCCTGGCCAACTTGAGGTTGACAGATGACTTCAGGATGAATGGACCTCCAATCCAAAGGAGTACCAGTGAGAAAGTACCAAATAGGAGTGAACTGATGCAACAGGTGCATCGGTCCATGTGGGCAAGACACACgacaaaatga
- the LOC123311237 gene encoding capon-like protein isoform X3 yields the protein MSKTNKDMKVRHSSLDMPDVEIVKKKQDMLSKARHKLFHFGENKNKNTEVPESPTKKSGKYSAIECLFKATHKPIDKIVENPGAPVSKLKKQNSLSSYPIQIQVEEYDCTISRDRPATICCGNIDRNLNTAALALERPRKKLSFKEPETCPVEPLAADSRSRKQNTSNLTIPSGGMKRSISFTNGIIRTPNVDEYDLESQAMRVVRTVGQAFEVCHKLSITAPENENLDQEEQETLTQDLLSDRLSDLASEKDLPSETDIEGLSLPGCEDFSLKDVQESKSQKSAVPKPLDTLPHFTSSSINKNSYMNTETYSAPHSDVLTTESAVFTSSLPPSGSTLSSHHEIQLLREQLDQQNQQTQAALAQLQLAKEQLAAEQAARMEAQSRTHQLLVHNRELLDHIAALVSHLQGGSDQSIGVSSQQQNSPHVTLPQQHQQQSGMNMSYMSDLNEASLDNSLHQALGVNPQDFYENRAVTSCLPPSPLSALNPTGSVFNFPYNQQANLEAQLLQRLQALSGYTPPSPYPFNFNPTMPYFQSPYFSSSNLLNNNYNMPTPPQNFASPSMSNRNSFADNRLPGMRHSSEPRQIPYQYHTTNTLPFTKTNIQMQNYSQPLTNNLDKRQSSLHQTNQNPGSSQLNTNNSPLKTETMRSDHLKPSNLIKPLSQVGTLTTTDSDGKVRVIVPVPSSNTNSIKSDKDTEGLLANLRLTDDFRMNGPPIQRSTSEKVPNRSELMQQVHRSMWARHTTK from the exons ATGAGTAAAACCAACAAGGATATGAAAGTGAGACATTCCAGCCTAGATATGCCAGACGTAGAAATCGTGAAGAAGAAGCAAGACATGCTTTCTAAGGCACGCCACAAGCTCTTCCATTTCGGCGAAAACAAAAACAAGAACACAGAAGTACCTGAATCGCCTACGAAAAAAAGTGGGAAATATTCGGCGATAGAGTGCCTATTCAAGGCCACCCATAAGCCCATAGATAAAATTGTTGAGAACCCTGGCGCCCCAGTGTCAAAGCTGAAGAAACAGAATTCCCTCAGTAGTTATCCTATACAAATACAAGTTGAGGAATACGATTGCACGATATCCAGGGATAGACCGGCCACGATCTGTTGTGGTAACATCGACAGGAATCTTAACACAGCCGCTTTGGCTCTGGAAAGGCCGAGAAAGAAGCTCTCTTTCAAGGAACCGGAAACATGTCCAGTAGAACCTCTGGCAGCAGATTCGAGAAGTAGGAAGCAAAACACCAGCAACTTAACGATACCAAGTGGGGGAATGAAAAGGAGTATTTCTTTCACTAATGGGATCATTCGTACTCCGAACGTTGATGAATACGATCTAGAG agtcAAGCCATGAGGGTGGTTAGGACTGTGGGTCAAGCCTTCGAAGTGTGCCATAAATTATCGATAACTGCCCCAGAAAATGAGAATCTGGACCAAGAAGAACAAGAAACACTTACACAAGATTTGCTGAGTGATAGGCTAAGTGACCTAGCTTCTGAGAAAG ATCTTCCTTCCGAGACTGATATAGAAGGATTATCCCTACCAGGTTGTGAAGATTTCAGTTTGAAAGATGTGCAGGAATCCAAATCTCAAAAATCAGCAGTACCAAAACCGCTTGATACATTACCTCATTTTACAAGTTCAAGTATCAATAAGAATTCCTAC ATGAACACAGAAACTTACTCAGCACCACATAGCGACGTTCTGACAACGGAAAGTGCAGTTTTCACGAGCTCTCTACCGCCTTCTGGAAGTACGTTATCATCTCATCACGAAATCCAGTTGCTGAGAGAGCAATTGGACCAACAGAACCAGCAAACACAAGCAGCTCTGGCTCAGTTGCAGTTGGCGAAAGAGCAGCTGGCTGCAGAGCAG GCTGCGAGAATGGAGGCTCAGAGCAGAACCCATCAACTCCTGGTACACAACAGGGAACTGCTGGATCATATAGCTGCTCTGGTGTCTCATTTACAAGGAGGAAGTGATCAGTCTATAGGAGTTAGTAGTCAACAACAGAATTCCCCTCATGTTACGTTACCTCAG CAGCATCAGCAACAATCCGGCATGAACATGAGCTACATGTCTGATTTGAACGAGGCATCGTTGGACAACAGTTTACACCAGGCTCTGGGTGTGAATCCTCAAGATTTCTACGAGAACAGAGCGGTGACATCTTGCTTACCACCATCTCCGCTCAGCGCTCTGAACCCAACCGGCAGTGTTTTCAATTTCCCCTACAACCAACAGGCTAACCTTGAAGCCCAACTACTTCAACGGTTGCAAGCTCTGAGTGGATACACACCGCCGTCTCCTTACCCTTTCAATTTCAACCCTACCATGCCCTATTTCCAGTCTCCGTATTTTTCCTCGTCCAACCTGTTGAACAACAACTATAACATGCCGACGCCTCCTCAAAATTTCGCTAGTCCTTCTATGAGCAACAGGAATTCCTTCGCGGATAATAGATTGCCTGGTATGAGGCACAGCAGCGAACCTAGACAAATACCTTATCAGTACCATACAACCAATACCCTTCCATTTACCAAAACCAATATACAGATGCAGAACTACTCGCAACCTCTCACCAATAACCTTGATAAAAGACAATCTTCCCTACACCAAACCAATCAGAATCCAGGCTCTTCTCAACTAAATACTAACAACTCCCCCTTAAAGACAGAGACAATGAGGAGCGACCATTTGAAACCTAGCAATCTGATAAAACCACTATCCCAAGTGGGTACACTGACAACAACCGACTCTGATGGAAAAGTCAGGGTCATAGTTCCTGTACCATCAAGCAATACCAACAGTATTAAGAGTGATAAAGATACGGAAGGTCTCCTGGCCAACTTGAGGTTGACAGATGACTTCAGGATGAATGGACCTCCAATCCAAAGGAGTACCAGTGAGAAAGTACCAAATAGGAGTGAACTGATGCAACAGGTGCATCGGTCCATGTGGGCAAGACACACgacaaaatga